One genomic window of [Clostridium] scindens ATCC 35704 includes the following:
- a CDS encoding ATP-binding protein, which translates to MKKTLGKVLFFSLLIILAAQLSMNLFIADFKISIAVICVPVFLFLTEGFPLILVTICSAIGVFALRTLMYWFQYASLDHTAFFLPEAGFYICYGLLLFGCTRILKGTFLNKNLAVIPLIFIDYGANLAELLLRIRTDAFEPKAQAGILLVALLRTAVIWCILTIFERYRLLLLKQEHEERYHRLLMLISKLDGEVIWMRKNTALIEETMRTSYKLFENLKSSGAEPGLTSSALSVAKDIHEIKKEYLLIMRGISEALDEELKSDGMHLEELLLLLKDAMALVAKEQDKELLLTLEYADNPYTDRHYALMSIFRNLFINAIEAAAGQKVRIALAEASQGADYIFSVTDYGAGIEPDYMDQVFHIGFSTKINYATGEVNRGLGLNLVQDLVENSFSGHIALDSRPGKTTFTITIPKEQLEVTAT; encoded by the coding sequence ATGAAAAAAACACTGGGGAAAGTCCTCTTTTTCAGTTTGCTCATCATACTGGCGGCTCAGCTGAGCATGAATCTTTTTATTGCGGATTTTAAGATTTCCATCGCCGTCATCTGTGTCCCGGTATTTCTCTTTCTGACCGAAGGGTTTCCACTGATACTGGTTACCATCTGCTCCGCAATCGGCGTATTTGCCTTGCGGACGCTCATGTACTGGTTCCAATATGCAAGCCTGGATCATACGGCCTTCTTTCTTCCGGAAGCAGGATTCTATATCTGTTATGGGCTTCTTCTCTTTGGCTGCACCCGGATTCTGAAAGGAACATTCCTGAATAAGAATCTGGCCGTGATTCCACTGATCTTTATCGACTATGGAGCCAACCTGGCAGAACTGCTCCTTCGGATCCGGACGGATGCCTTTGAGCCAAAGGCACAGGCAGGAATCCTGCTGGTAGCCCTCCTTCGGACCGCAGTCATCTGGTGCATCCTGACCATATTCGAGCGCTATCGTCTTCTGCTGCTCAAGCAGGAGCATGAAGAAAGATACCATAGGCTTTTGATGCTGATCTCGAAGCTAGACGGAGAAGTCATATGGATGCGTAAGAATACGGCGCTGATCGAAGAGACCATGCGTACATCCTACAAATTATTCGAAAACCTGAAATCTTCCGGAGCAGAACCTGGACTTACGTCCTCTGCTCTGTCCGTGGCCAAAGACATTCATGAGATCAAGAAAGAATATCTGCTGATTATGCGTGGGATATCAGAAGCACTGGATGAAGAACTGAAAAGCGATGGCATGCATCTGGAAGAACTGCTGCTTCTTCTAAAGGACGCCATGGCGCTCGTCGCCAAAGAGCAGGATAAGGAACTTCTTCTTACGCTGGAATACGCAGATAATCCTTATACAGACAGGCATTATGCATTGATGTCCATCTTCCGCAACCTGTTCATCAATGCCATTGAGGCAGCGGCGGGTCAAAAGGTTCGGATCGCGCTTGCCGAGGCGTCCCAGGGCGCAGATTATATCTTTTCCGTTACAGATTATGGGGCTGGGATCGAGCCGGATTATATGGACCAAGTCTTTCATATCGGCTTCTCCACTAAGATTAATTACGCTACCGGGGAGGTAAACCGGGGACTGGGCCTGAATCTGGTGCAGGATCTGGTAGAAAACAGCTTCAGCGGGCACATTGCGCTGGACTCCCGTCCCGGAAAGACTACGTTTACCATTACCATTCCCAAAGAACAACTGGAGGTGACAGCAACATGA
- a CDS encoding peptidase U32 family protein: protein MRRGRPELLIPASSLEVLKTAVIFGADAVYIGGEAFGLRAKAKNFSMEDMKEGIAFAHAHGARVHVTVNILAHNDDLPGVEEYLKELKEIGPDALIIADPAIFQMAKDICPGIERHISTQANNTNYGTYLFWWKQGAKRVVSARELSLKEIREIRDRIPEEMEIESFIHGAMCISYSGRCLLSNYFTGRDANQGACTHPCRWKYAVVEETRPGEYMPVYENERGTYIFNSKDLCMIGHIPEMIEAGIDSFKIEGRMKTALYVATVARTYRKAIDDYLADVQRYQKNMPWYLDQISNCTYRQFTTGFYFGKPGDESQIYDSNTYVKEYTYLGIIGGEKDGLYRIEQRNKFSVGETIEIMKPDGQNIETAVQRIVDEEGNEQESAPHPKQVLYVELDHEASQYDILRRAES from the coding sequence ATGAGAAGAGGACGCCCGGAATTACTAATCCCGGCCAGCAGCCTGGAAGTATTAAAGACGGCAGTTATTTTCGGCGCTGATGCCGTATATATCGGCGGCGAGGCATTTGGCCTGCGGGCCAAAGCCAAGAATTTTTCTATGGAGGATATGAAGGAGGGAATCGCGTTTGCCCACGCCCATGGCGCGAGGGTTCATGTGACGGTAAATATCCTGGCCCACAATGATGATCTTCCGGGAGTGGAAGAATACCTGAAAGAGTTAAAAGAGATCGGCCCGGATGCGCTGATCATTGCTGATCCTGCCATCTTCCAGATGGCGAAAGACATCTGTCCCGGAATCGAGCGCCATATCAGCACCCAGGCTAACAATACCAACTATGGAACCTATCTGTTCTGGTGGAAGCAAGGCGCAAAGCGCGTGGTATCCGCGAGGGAGCTGTCCTTAAAGGAGATAAGGGAGATAAGGGATCGCATCCCGGAAGAGATGGAGATTGAAAGTTTTATCCACGGCGCTATGTGCATCTCCTATTCGGGAAGGTGCCTGCTCAGCAATTATTTTACGGGCAGGGACGCGAACCAGGGCGCCTGCACCCATCCCTGCCGCTGGAAGTATGCGGTCGTGGAAGAGACCAGGCCGGGAGAGTATATGCCGGTCTACGAAAATGAGCGGGGAACGTATATCTTTAACTCCAAGGACTTGTGCATGATCGGGCATATCCCGGAGATGATCGAGGCGGGGATCGACAGTTTCAAGATTGAAGGCCGCATGAAGACGGCGCTCTATGTGGCTACGGTAGCCAGGACTTACCGTAAGGCCATCGACGATTACCTTGCCGATGTGCAGCGCTACCAGAAGAACATGCCCTGGTATCTGGATCAGATATCCAACTGTACCTACCGCCAGTTTACCACAGGCTTCTATTTTGGAAAGCCGGGGGATGAAAGCCAGATCTATGACAGCAATACCTATGTGAAGGAGTATACTTATCTTGGGATCATCGGCGGCGAAAAGGATGGCCTGTACCGGATCGAGCAGAGGAACAAGTTCTCGGTGGGCGAGACGATCGAGATCATGAAGCCGGACGGACAAAACATCGAGACGGCGGTTCAGAGAATTGTAGATGAGGAAGGAAATGAGCAGGAAAGCGCCCCTCATCCGAAGCAAGTACTGTATGTGGAACTGGATCATGAAGCCAGCCAGTACGACATCCTTAGAAGAGCGGAATCATAA
- a CDS encoding PTS sugar transporter subunit IIC, with protein sequence MLTIVSGVGLLLVTLAGFSLFSLKMPKGQLAMSGMANAAIATFLVEAVHKYITGDLLGLDFFRTVGSTSGSLGGVAAAIMVPISMGTSPVLAVVAGVAVGGYGILPGFIAGYVIGLIAPVIEKRLPEGLNIIGGALLIAPMARLIALAADPAVNVILARIGGTIAAATEQSPIVMGFLLGGIIKMICTSPLSSMALTAMLGLDGLAMGIAAIACVGGSFTNGLIFARLKLGDRSNILAVMLEPLTQADIITSNPIPIYCSNFFGGGLAGISAAVFHIVNNAPGTASPIPGLLAPFAFNPPTQVLLAVFFAVIGGCAAGLAGSMVFCKRIQVPKADSLASKDAGMELEF encoded by the coding sequence ATGTTAACAATTGTATCTGGAGTCGGGCTTCTTTTGGTGACGCTGGCAGGTTTCTCCCTGTTCAGCCTGAAGATGCCCAAGGGCCAGCTTGCCATGTCGGGTATGGCAAACGCTGCCATCGCAACGTTTCTCGTCGAAGCTGTGCACAAATATATTACCGGAGATCTGCTGGGGCTTGACTTCTTTCGCACGGTCGGCTCTACTTCCGGAAGCCTTGGCGGCGTAGCCGCCGCAATCATGGTGCCCATCAGCATGGGAACCAGCCCCGTCCTTGCCGTCGTGGCCGGGGTTGCCGTAGGCGGTTATGGAATCCTTCCGGGATTTATTGCCGGATATGTAATCGGGCTGATCGCCCCGGTTATTGAAAAGAGATTGCCGGAGGGCTTAAATATCATCGGAGGCGCGCTTCTGATCGCCCCCATGGCACGTTTGATCGCTCTGGCCGCAGATCCGGCTGTAAACGTCATTCTGGCGCGTATCGGAGGCACGATCGCCGCTGCCACGGAACAGTCCCCCATCGTCATGGGATTCCTGCTGGGCGGCATCATCAAGATGATCTGTACCTCCCCGCTAAGCTCTATGGCGCTGACCGCTATGCTGGGCCTTGACGGGCTTGCCATGGGAATCGCCGCCATCGCGTGCGTAGGAGGCTCCTTTACCAACGGACTGATATTTGCAAGGTTAAAATTAGGAGACAGGAGTAATATCTTAGCTGTAATGCTGGAGCCACTGACACAGGCCGACATTATTACATCCAATCCTATTCCTATATATTGTTCCAATTTCTTTGGAGGCGGATTGGCCGGGATTTCTGCCGCAGTCTTCCACATCGTGAATAACGCGCCTGGAACTGCATCCCCGATACCAGGACTTCTGGCGCCGTTCGCATTCAACCCCCCAACCCAGGTGCTGCTGGCCGTGTTCTTTGCCGTAATCGGCGGCTGCGCGGCCGGCCTGGCCGGAAGCATGGTCTTTTGCAAAAGGATACAGGTTCCAAAGGCCGATTCCTTGGCATCAAAAGATGCCGGAATGGAACTGGAATTCTAA
- a CDS encoding ribbon-helix-helix domain-containing protein: MGRPGRPRGTNNKDVICSMRMDKETKERLDAYCEKMQIAKSEALRQAIQMLTEEGKGTV; the protein is encoded by the coding sequence ATGGGAAGACCGGGAAGGCCCAGAGGAACCAATAATAAGGACGTTATCTGCTCCATGCGGATGGATAAGGAAACCAAGGAGCGTCTGGACGCCTACTGCGAGAAGATGCAGATTGCCAAGTCCGAAGCATTGAGGCAGGCGATCCAGATGCTGACAGAGGAGGGAAAAGGAACGGTATGA
- the sigK gene encoding RNA polymerase sporulation sigma factor SigK, translated as MQKYTEGDLEAKHILIERNLRLVAHIVKKYQSFEEDTEDLLSIGTIGLIKAVVTFNPDKCVRLGTYAARCIENEILMHLRAKKKSSREISLYEPIGTDREGNEIQLFDIIETEEDDAHKKVELRDDIRMLYYRVESELSPRERLVLKMRYGLYNEEEYTQREIAKQLGISRSYVSRIEKSAIEKLREYF; from the coding sequence ATGCAAAAATATACGGAGGGTGATCTTGAAGCGAAACATATTCTGATAGAACGGAATCTGCGCCTCGTTGCACACATCGTGAAAAAGTATCAGTCTTTCGAAGAGGATACGGAGGATCTGCTGTCTATCGGCACAATTGGCCTGATTAAGGCGGTCGTCACATTTAACCCCGATAAATGTGTCAGGCTTGGCACTTATGCGGCCAGATGTATCGAAAACGAGATTCTCATGCATCTTCGGGCAAAAAAGAAATCTTCCAGAGAAATCTCCCTGTATGAGCCGATCGGAACCGACAGGGAAGGAAACGAGATCCAGCTTTTCGATATTATAGAGACAGAAGAGGATGACGCGCACAAGAAGGTGGAACTAAGAGACGATATCCGGATGCTGTATTACCGGGTGGAGTCGGAACTGTCGCCCAGAGAGAGGCTGGTACTTAAGATGCGGTATGGACTGTATAACGAAGAAGAGTATACGCAGCGGGAGATTGCTAAACAGTTAGGCATCTCTCGTTCTTATGTTTCGAGAATCGAAAAGAGTGCCATTGAAAAACTGCGCGAGTATTTTTGA
- a CDS encoding DUF5107 domain-containing protein, with translation MKPELRFETKRMRACSLGEESSVPDIAGSAILQNDLEFDLDEEDEIFEAYGTRKNAYPYRQYQAYSRELKERRVKTAVLENDCLRAVFLPEYGGRLWELWDKRRQENLLYTNDVIRFSNLAACNAWFSGGVEWNPGIIGHTPFTVRPLYTARLEEAGIPVLRMYEYERIRGVEYQMDFWLEEKDACLNCRMRIVNSGSRVVPMYWWSNMAVPEYAGGRIVVPAKEAYTSREAKVSKVSIPQVEGVDITRYENIPSQTDYFFNIPEESPKFIANLNQEGYGLLQYSTKRLRGRKLFSWGHKEGADRWQEFLTEDAGRYVEIQAGLGKTQYGCIPMPPHSAWEWMERYGSIQVQPEELRLGFEELSAALAGKVAARIQEEQLEGRLKKTRTMARRKGIAVYEGSGFGALEVLRRDLAGERPLSSHLEYHMKGESLENWAMLLEEGRLGRREDRERPDEFMCDACYYERLKGMKEEDLDWHASYQLGVMHLYYGKEEAAREAFLYSLRLRENPWACHGLGVLAMQKERSAEAAEWLEKGIGMRKEDLSYVKEGLRLILKTKEYRRVIRVCEELPEKTRTESRVVFDYLTALSHEGRCQEVLAYFAAHPDYVLDDLREGEDSISELWSSAYEAVYGRKPDEIPRQWDFYSL, from the coding sequence ATGAAGCCAGAACTGAGATTTGAGACAAAGAGAATGCGGGCATGCAGCCTGGGGGAGGAAAGCAGCGTGCCGGATATAGCAGGAAGCGCGATCCTTCAGAATGATCTGGAATTTGACCTGGATGAGGAGGATGAGATATTTGAAGCATATGGAACCAGAAAGAACGCTTATCCTTACCGCCAGTACCAGGCATATAGCCGCGAACTGAAAGAACGACGGGTGAAGACTGCTGTTTTGGAAAACGACTGTCTCCGGGCGGTTTTTCTTCCGGAATACGGAGGAAGGCTGTGGGAACTTTGGGATAAGAGGCGGCAAGAAAACCTTTTGTACACCAATGATGTGATACGCTTCAGCAATCTGGCAGCGTGTAATGCCTGGTTCAGTGGGGGAGTCGAGTGGAACCCCGGCATCATCGGGCATACGCCCTTTACTGTCCGCCCGCTTTATACGGCCAGGCTTGAGGAGGCGGGCATCCCGGTGCTGCGCATGTATGAATACGAGAGAATCCGGGGCGTGGAATACCAGATGGATTTCTGGCTGGAGGAGAAGGATGCCTGCCTGAACTGCCGGATGCGTATCGTCAATTCAGGGAGCCGGGTTGTGCCCATGTACTGGTGGAGCAATATGGCGGTGCCGGAATACGCAGGCGGAAGAATCGTGGTTCCGGCCAAAGAAGCATATACCAGCAGGGAGGCCAAGGTTTCTAAGGTTTCGATTCCGCAAGTGGAGGGAGTGGATATAACCAGATACGAGAATATTCCTTCCCAGACCGACTATTTCTTTAATATACCGGAAGAAAGTCCTAAGTTTATAGCCAATCTGAACCAGGAAGGCTATGGACTGCTTCAGTATTCTACCAAAAGACTCAGGGGAAGGAAATTATTTTCCTGGGGACATAAGGAGGGAGCAGACCGGTGGCAGGAATTCCTGACAGAGGATGCCGGCAGATATGTGGAGATCCAGGCAGGCCTTGGAAAGACCCAGTATGGCTGTATCCCGATGCCTCCCCACAGCGCCTGGGAATGGATGGAACGGTATGGAAGCATCCAGGTTCAGCCGGAAGAACTGCGGCTGGGGTTTGAAGAATTAAGTGCCGCGCTTGCAGGAAAGGTTGCCGCAAGAATCCAGGAGGAGCAGTTGGAAGGAAGGCTTAAAAAGACAAGAACCATGGCTAGGCGAAAGGGCATTGCCGTGTATGAAGGGAGCGGTTTTGGGGCGCTGGAAGTCCTCAGGAGGGATCTGGCCGGCGAAAGGCCTTTGTCGTCCCATCTGGAGTACCATATGAAGGGGGAATCCCTGGAGAACTGGGCCATGCTTTTGGAGGAAGGAAGGCTTGGGCGAAGGGAGGACAGGGAAAGGCCGGACGAATTTATGTGTGATGCCTGCTACTATGAGAGGTTAAAGGGCATGAAGGAAGAAGATCTGGATTGGCATGCCAGTTACCAGCTGGGAGTCATGCATCTGTATTATGGGAAGGAAGAAGCAGCTCGAGAAGCATTTCTTTATTCGCTCAGACTGAGAGAGAACCCATGGGCCTGCCATGGCCTGGGGGTGCTTGCGATGCAAAAGGAACGGTCCGCGGAGGCGGCGGAATGGCTGGAAAAGGGAATTGGCATGAGGAAGGAGGATCTGTCTTATGTCAAAGAAGGGCTGCGGCTTATCCTGAAGACAAAGGAATACCGCAGAGTCATCCGGGTCTGCGAGGAACTTCCGGAAAAGACGCGGACAGAAAGCCGGGTCGTATTCGATTATCTGACGGCCCTTTCCCATGAAGGCAGGTGTCAGGAGGTGCTTGCATACTTTGCGGCGCATCCGGATTACGTGCTGGATGACTTAAGAGAAGGCGAGGATAGTATTTCCGAACTTTGGAGCAGTGCCTATGAAGCGGTGTATGGGCGAAAGCCGGATGAGATTCCTCGTCAATGGGACTTTTATTCTTTATAA
- a CDS encoding YifB family Mg chelatase-like AAA ATPase yields the protein MAFHTVLSASIQGLHVEMVHVEADVSNGLPMFHMVGYLSAEVKEASERVRTAIRNAGIQIPARKVVVNLAPATVRKKGASFDLPIALAVMAALGEIEGEELERTLVIGELGLDGRVQEVPGILPIVLEARRAGCRTCILPIRNAPEGALVEGIRILGVRHLKEACDYLNGEVALKEEVRQDGKMEGGREELSVDFGDIQGQEAVKRAAEVAAAGGHNLLMVGPPGSGKSMLAKRIPTILPPPTPEESIEITKIYSVLGMVDRERPLITGRPVRSVHHTVTKAALIGGGLVPVPGEISLAHEGVLFLDELAEFQKNVLEVLRQPLEEKQIRIARSHGTYVFPANFILVAAMNPCPCGNYPNLEKCTCTPGQIRHYLGRISQPFLDRMDLCIETPRIKYEALSVRKPQESSKEVRKRVVKTRNIQNMRYAETGITSNALLGVRELEKYCQLGDNEERLMKRAYLAMGLTARTYHKILRVARTIADMEESERIREHHLKEAISYRTIDKKYWGR from the coding sequence ATGGCATTTCATACGGTATTATCCGCCTCCATCCAAGGGCTGCACGTGGAGATGGTTCATGTTGAGGCGGATGTAAGCAATGGACTTCCCATGTTCCATATGGTAGGATATCTGTCCGCTGAGGTAAAGGAAGCATCTGAAAGGGTAAGAACAGCAATCCGAAACGCGGGCATCCAGATACCAGCCAGGAAGGTGGTAGTGAATCTGGCCCCGGCTACGGTGAGAAAGAAGGGGGCTTCCTTTGACTTGCCAATTGCCCTGGCGGTGATGGCGGCTTTGGGTGAAATTGAGGGGGAGGAGCTGGAGCGTACGCTGGTAATCGGGGAACTGGGCCTGGATGGAAGGGTTCAGGAGGTTCCAGGCATCCTTCCAATTGTGCTGGAAGCCAGGAGGGCAGGATGTCGCACCTGCATCCTTCCGATACGCAATGCACCGGAAGGAGCGCTGGTGGAAGGGATCAGGATCTTAGGGGTCAGGCATTTGAAAGAAGCCTGTGATTACCTGAATGGAGAGGTGGCGCTTAAAGAAGAAGTAAGACAGGATGGGAAGATGGAAGGAGGGAGAGAGGAATTGTCCGTGGACTTTGGAGATATCCAGGGGCAGGAGGCAGTAAAAAGAGCGGCAGAAGTCGCGGCTGCAGGCGGTCATAATCTTCTTATGGTGGGACCTCCGGGAAGCGGGAAATCCATGCTGGCAAAAAGAATTCCCACCATTCTTCCGCCGCCTACGCCGGAAGAAAGCATAGAGATCACGAAGATTTACAGCGTTCTTGGAATGGTAGACAGGGAGCGTCCATTGATTACGGGCCGACCAGTGAGAAGCGTTCACCACACGGTGACGAAGGCTGCATTGATAGGCGGCGGGCTGGTCCCGGTTCCGGGAGAGATCAGCCTGGCCCATGAAGGCGTGCTGTTTCTGGATGAACTGGCGGAATTTCAAAAGAATGTTCTGGAAGTATTAAGACAGCCTCTGGAAGAAAAGCAGATTCGGATTGCCCGCAGCCATGGAACCTATGTGTTTCCGGCCAATTTCATACTGGTTGCCGCAATGAATCCATGCCCTTGCGGCAATTATCCGAATTTAGAAAAATGCACCTGCACGCCAGGACAGATCCGGCATTACTTGGGCAGGATCAGCCAGCCATTTCTGGATCGTATGGATCTGTGTATAGAAACTCCTCGGATCAAGTATGAAGCCTTAAGCGTCCGGAAGCCCCAGGAAAGTTCAAAAGAGGTACGAAAGAGGGTAGTAAAGACCAGAAACATCCAGAACATGCGTTATGCAGAAACCGGGATAACATCGAATGCCCTGCTGGGCGTCAGGGAACTGGAGAAGTACTGCCAATTAGGGGATAATGAAGAACGGCTGATGAAGCGCGCGTATCTGGCGATGGGGCTGACGGCAAGAACCTACCATAAGATATTGCGGGTGGCACGTACGATTGCGGATATGGAGGAGAGTGAAAGAATCCGGGAGCATCATCTGAAAGAGGCAATCAGCTACCGGACGATAGACAAGAAATATTGGGGGAGGTAG
- a CDS encoding O-methyltransferase produces the protein MIVDERMVTYIHSLEKPEDPIIEQIEQEAIETFVPIIRKETQSFLKVLLLIKKPVRVLEVGTAIGYSAILMSHYLPEDGRITTIEKYEKRIPIARENFSRAAVADRITLLEGDALDIMKSLEGPFDFIFMDAAKGQYIHYLPEAIRLLAPEGVLMSDNVLQDGDVIESRFAVERRNRTIHSRMREYLYELKHNEQLQTSILPLGDGVALSVRKK, from the coding sequence ATGATAGTTGACGAGCGGATGGTAACTTACATCCATTCCCTGGAGAAGCCGGAAGATCCGATTATCGAGCAGATCGAGCAGGAAGCCATCGAGACTTTTGTTCCGATCATCCGCAAGGAAACCCAGAGTTTCCTGAAAGTACTGCTGCTGATAAAAAAGCCGGTGCGTGTTCTGGAGGTGGGAACTGCAATCGGCTATTCAGCCATACTTATGAGCCATTATCTGCCGGAGGATGGACGGATCACGACGATTGAGAAATATGAAAAGAGGATTCCCATTGCCCGGGAGAATTTTAGCAGGGCCGCTGTTGCGGACCGGATCACGCTGCTGGAAGGCGATGCGCTGGATATCATGAAGTCCCTTGAGGGGCCTTTTGACTTTATCTTCATGGACGCGGCCAAGGGACAGTATATCCATTATCTGCCGGAGGCCATCCGGCTTCTGGCGCCGGAAGGCGTGCTGATGTCGGACAACGTGCTTCAGGACGGGGACGTGATAGAGTCCAGGTTTGCCGTGGAGCGGCGCAACCGGACCATTCACAGCCGCATGCGGGAGTATCTTTATGAATTGAAGCACAATGAGCAGCTTCAGACCTCCATCCTTCCACTGGGGGATGGAGTGGCCCTCAGTGTAAGGAAGAAATAA
- a CDS encoding response regulator — MNFYLIDDDPNILNILKLIITNRRLGIVCGTGSTGIEGLEDIRVLKPDIVIVDLLMPEMDGISFVEKARPLLDGTAFIMLSQVSSKDMISSAYEAGIEFFIQKPINSVEVETVIQKVSSSLTMQRTLHKMQNIFMEDLHPQPGRNTEDPASAFSETSSALTAVLQRLGIIGDIGCKDIITIVEYLTSRPGQMNEATLNELCSKFSDSPKSMEQRIRLTANAGLVNLAHLGLEDYGNEIFIEYANTLYNFEQVRREMDYIRGRSEKHGNVKIRNFLNALVVYSMNN; from the coding sequence ATGAATTTTTATCTGATTGATGATGACCCAAATATTCTGAACATATTAAAATTAATTATAACCAACCGGAGGCTGGGCATCGTCTGCGGCACCGGAAGCACCGGCATCGAAGGCCTGGAAGACATACGCGTCCTGAAGCCGGACATCGTGATCGTGGATCTTCTGATGCCAGAGATGGACGGCATCTCCTTCGTAGAAAAAGCACGCCCGCTCCTTGATGGGACTGCTTTCATCATGCTCTCTCAGGTATCTTCCAAGGATATGATCTCTTCCGCCTACGAGGCAGGCATTGAATTCTTCATCCAAAAGCCGATCAACAGCGTGGAGGTTGAGACGGTGATCCAAAAGGTCTCCTCTTCTCTGACGATGCAAAGAACCCTGCATAAGATGCAGAATATCTTCATGGAAGACCTCCATCCCCAGCCAGGCAGGAATACCGAAGATCCTGCATCGGCTTTCTCCGAGACATCCTCTGCCCTTACCGCCGTGCTTCAGCGGCTGGGCATCATCGGTGACATCGGGTGCAAGGATATTATTACTATCGTGGAATATCTGACCAGCCGTCCGGGACAGATGAACGAAGCCACTTTGAATGAACTGTGCAGCAAATTCAGCGATTCTCCCAAATCCATGGAGCAGCGCATCCGCCTTACCGCCAATGCCGGCCTGGTAAACCTGGCCCACCTTGGACTCGAGGATTATGGCAACGAGATATTTATCGAATACGCAAACACGCTCTATAACTTCGAGCAGGTGCGCCGGGAGATGGATTATATCCGGGGCAGGAGCGAGAAGCATGGAAACGTGAAAATCCGTAATTTTCTGAATGCCCTGGTGGTCTATAGCATGAATAACTAG